From the Sphingomonas mesophila genome, one window contains:
- a CDS encoding GNAT family N-acetyltransferase: MSNLRFSKLKPHPILFDEEQTGAFASELRTLAAQEQVPPWCTYIGWLEDSPVVMGGYKGAPGEENSVEIGYLTFEEHQGKGHATALAAFLIQLAEEHGVRAVTAHTSMEVNASTRVLEKTGFVRNGIGYDEDVGAVWRWHRVSSAATPRN, encoded by the coding sequence ATGTCAAACTTGCGATTCTCGAAGCTAAAGCCGCACCCGATCCTTTTCGACGAAGAGCAGACCGGCGCGTTTGCGAGCGAGCTTCGAACACTCGCGGCACAAGAGCAGGTGCCGCCATGGTGCACTTATATCGGATGGCTGGAGGACTCTCCCGTGGTCATGGGCGGCTACAAGGGCGCGCCCGGTGAGGAGAATAGCGTGGAGATCGGCTACCTTACGTTCGAGGAACATCAGGGCAAAGGACACGCGACCGCCCTTGCAGCATTTCTCATCCAGCTTGCTGAGGAACACGGCGTCCGCGCTGTGACGGCGCACACATCGATGGAAGTGAACGCCTCAACCCGCGTGCTCGAGAAAACCGGATTCGTGCGGAACGGCATCGGGTACGACGAGGATGTGGGTGCGGTCTGGCGTTGGCACCGAGTAAG